From the Lathyrus oleraceus cultivar Zhongwan6 chromosome 4, CAAS_Psat_ZW6_1.0, whole genome shotgun sequence genome, one window contains:
- the LOC127136191 gene encoding uncharacterized protein LOC127136191 — MIDQLHEEEDAMMSLKGVQYSEEWYMDLGCSTHMTGIKDWFVKINRAMKNKVKFTNDTILMADEISDVLIMRRDDGHSLIKDVFYVPEIKYNLLSIGQLLEKGYKIHMEDKGLRVMEAKGVLVLKAPMATNRSFKVKLKVMKHKCLATPVSRE; from the coding sequence ATGATTGACCAATTGCATGAAGAGGAAGACGCCATGATGAGTTTGAAAGGAGTTCAATACAGTGAGGAGTGGTATATGGACTTGGGGTGTTCAACTCATATGACGGGAATAAAGGATTGGTTTGTCAAAATCAATCgtgccatgaagaacaaagtaAAGTTTACGAATGACACCATTCTAATGGCCGACGAGATCagtgatgttttgatcatgaggAGGGATGATGGACATTCCTTGATCAAAGATGTCTTTTACGTTCCGGAAATTAAATATAACCTTCTAAGTATTGGCCAATTGCTTGAGAAGGGTTACAAGATTCACATGGAAGACAAGGGGTTGCGCGTTATGGAAGCAAAAGGAGTTTTGGTCCTTAAGGCGCCTATGGCTACCAATAGAAGCTTCAAGGTTAAGTTGAAGGTTATGAAGCATAAATGTCTTGCTACTCCAGTAAGTAGAGAATAG
- the LOC127073688 gene encoding E3 ubiquitin-protein ligase CIP8, with amino-acid sequence MADVTYLRHHHEPDDDQTLIPLPYWSSPSDFDLDFDLDLFSSDLDFHPHHHHHFSRENFVMDLFQQRVEQSHVIDHTDPIHQSLNDSVFDSLSLDLGLNSTDLYIEDDDFTDSRVSRSDPINGLRIVEIDSESDGEEVDGDGNRDNVLYGICVHSDEEEFSNVIEDVTNFPFRWDSLQLDDNQIYEDFDWEEVDGRLDGMPVGNGNNVNNRAVSAVRDFPYIEEESEEDGGELTLTRVGEGMGNLEWQVLSNSDNLGTSPETYHVIAEPFEDNDDYIYTAEYEMMVGQFIGNDNPSMGRPPASVTVVQNLPLVVVTKEDVDNNNALCAVCKDEFAVGDEVKLLPCTHRYHGDCIVPWLGIRNTCPVCRYEFPTDDADYERRKAPMLARSA; translated from the coding sequence ATGGCTGATGTAACCTATCTCCGTCACCACCACGAACCCGACGATGATCAAACCCTAATCCCTTTACCCTATTGGTCTTCCCCTTCCGATTTCGATCTCGATTTTGATCTCGATTTGTTCTCCTCCGACCTCGATTTCCATCCCCACCACCACCACCACTTCTCTCGTGAAAATTTCGTCATGGATCTCTTTCAACAGCGTGTAGAGCAATCTCACGTCATCGATCACACCGATCCTATCCATCAGTCCTTAAACGACTCCGTTTTCGACAGTTTGAGTCTCGATTTAGGGTTAAACTCTACCGATCTATACATCGAGGACGATGATTTTACCGATTCGAGGGTTTCGAGATCAGATCCAATCAACGGCTTGCGTATCGTTGAGATTGATTCGGAATCTGACGGTGAGGAAGTAGACGGAGACGGAAACAGGGACAACGTGTTGTATGGGATCTGCGTGCATTCTGATGAAGAAGAGTTTAGCAATGTAATCGAGGATGTTACGAATTTTCCTTTCCGTTGGGATTCTCTTCAGTTGGATGATAATCAGATATATGAAGATTTTGATTGGGAGGAAGTTGACGGTCGTTTAGACGGGATGCCGGTTGGTAACGGCAACAATGTCAACAATAGGGCAGTTAGCGCTGTTCGTGATTTTCCGTATATCGAAGAAGAATCAGAAGAAGACGGAGGAGAGCTTACATTGACAAGGGTTGGTGAAGGCATGGGGAATCTCGAGTGGCAAGTGTTGTCGAATTCGGATAATTTAGGCACAAGCCCTGAAACTTACCATGTAATTGCAGAGCCTTTTGAGGACAATGATGATTACATTTACACTGCAGAGTATGAGATGATGGTTGGTCAATTCATAGGTAATGATAACCCTTCTATGGGGAGGCCTCCCGCTTCTGTTACTGTTGTGCAGAATCTTCCTTTGGTGGTTGTGACCAAAGAGGACGTGGACAACAACAATGCTCTGTGTGCAGTCTGTAAAGATGAATTTGCTGTTGGAGATGAGGTGAAGTTGTTGCCGTGTACTCATCGATACCATGGCGATTGCATTGTGCCGTGGTTGGGGATTAGGAATACTTGTCCTGTTTGTCGCTATGAGTTCCCCACAGATGATGCTGATTATGAACGTAGGAAAGCGCCGATGCTGGCCCGGAGCGCTTGA